The following proteins come from a genomic window of Alnus glutinosa chromosome 10, dhAlnGlut1.1, whole genome shotgun sequence:
- the LOC133879475 gene encoding probable splicing factor 3A subunit 1: MLGSLPILPLPAPPLDGNLGPLPASQVSDEQQDETPSNEEQIKANLAPSTVATHTRTIGIIHPPPDIRTIVDKTAQFVSKNGPEFEKRIIANNAGNAKFNFLNASDPYHAYYQHRLSEFRAQNLSSAQQPTDSAVPDLLPSAPAADGNEAAAAKVDLSAQFKPVRKVLEPPEAEQYTVRLPEGITGEELEIIKLTAQFVARNGKSFLTGLTSREINNPQFHFLKPTHSMFMFFTSLADAYSKVLMPPKGLTEKLKNSVADMTTVLERSMNRLEWERSQEQARQKAEDEKEQERIEMAMIDWHDFVVVEMIDFADDEDDDLPPPMTLEEVIRRSKVSVMEEDIVEPGKVVEMEMDEEEVRLVEEGMRATSIEENGDGKKNEMMVTEEPEPPMRIVKNWKRPEDRIPAERDPTKFVVSPITGELIPINEMSEHMRISLIDPKYKEQKERMFAKIRETTLAQDDEISRNIVGLARTRPDIFGTTEEEVSNAVKAEIEKKKDEQPKQVIWDGHSGSIGRTANQAMSQNISGEDQNDAGNNDPRNLPGPAALPPRPGMPSVRPLPPPPGLALNLPRVPPNTVQYSAPTNVGLPVPPPRPPVMPMIPSVRPPPPPMTMTSGQQSLLVNRPPQMPPSISMNATNIPVPPPPGSQFMHVPVPRSFVPLAVHQPTMPMMPPPPLPQGMPPPPPPEEAPPPLPNEPEPKRQKLDDSLLIPEDQFLAQHPGAVRITVSVPNVDEGNLKGQLLEITVQSLSETIGSLKEKIAGDIQLPANKQKLSGKPGFLKDNMSLAYYNIGAGETLNLSLRERGGRKR, translated from the exons atgctaggttCTTTGCCGATCTTGCCCCTCCCTGCTCCTCCTCTTGATGGAAATCTTGGCCCTCTTCCTGCATCTCAAGTGTCTGATGAGCAGCAGGATGAAACACCTTCAAACGAGGAGCAGATCAAAGCTAACTTGGCGCCTTCAACAGTTGCAACCCACACAAGAACCATTGGAATTATTCATCCTCCCCCAGACATCAGAACCATTGTTGACAAAACTGCTCAGTTTGTTTCAAAGAATGGACCAGAGTTTGAAAAGAGGATTATTGCAAATAATGCTGGCAATGCGAAGTTCAATTTCTTGAATGCATCGGATCCCTACCATGCATATTATCAACATCGGTTGTCCGAATTTCGTGCTCAAAATCTGTCTTCTGCTCAGCAGCCTACTGATTCTGCTGTGCCTGATTTGCTCCCATCTGCCCCAGCTGCTGATGGTAATGAAGCGGCAGCAGCAAAGGTTGATCTGTCTGCGCAGTTCAAACCTGTTCGTAAAGTTCTTGAGCCCCCGGAAGCTGAGCAGTATACCGTTCGGCTTCCTGAAGGGATTACTGGTGAAGAACTTGAGATAATTAAGCTCACTGCTCAGTTTGTGGCCCGAAATGGGAAATCTTTCTTGACAGGATTGACAAGCAGGGAAATCAATAACCCCCAGTTCCATTTTTTGAAGCCAACCCACAGTATGTTCATGTTTTTCACTTCGCTTGCTGATGCATATTCAAAAGTCTTAATGCCTCCAAAGGGTTTGACGGAGAAGCTAAAGAATAGTGTTGCTGACATGACAACTGTGCTTGAACGAAGTATGAATCGTCTCGAGTGGGAGCGTTCACAAGAGCAGGCTAGGCAGAAAGCTGAGGATGAAAAGGAGCAGGAAAGAATAGAGATGGCCATGATTGATTGGCATGATTTTGTTGTGGTTGAAATGATAGATTTTGcggatgatgaggatgatgatttACCCCCTCCAATGACCCTGGAGGAGGTTATAAGGAGAAGTAAGGTGTCAGTTATGGAAGAAGATATTGTTGAGCCAGGAAAGGTGGTGGAGATGGAAATGGATGAAGAAGAAGTGCGGCTTGTTGAAGAGGGAATGAGGGCAACTAGTATTGAAGAGAATGGTGATGGAAAGAAGAATGAGATGATGGTAACAGAGGAACCAGAGCCACCAATGCGAATTGTGAAGAACTGGAAGAGACCAGAGGATAGGATCCCTGCAGAAAGAGACCCAACAAAATTTGTTGTTTCCCCAATTACTGGTGAGCTAATCCCCATTAATGAGATGTCCGAACACATGAGGATTTCCCTCATTGATCCCAAGTACAAAGAGCAGAAAGAAAGGATGTTTGCTAAGATTCGTGAGACTACGCTTGCTCAGGACGACGAGATCTCCAGGAACATTGTGGGGCTTGCACGAACCCGTCCGGATATTTTTGGTACCACAGAGGAAGAAGTCTCTAATGCTGTCAAGGCTGAGattgagaagaagaaagatgagcAACCAAAGCAAGTTATATGGGATGGTCACTCTGGAAGCATTGGACGCACTGCAAACCAGGCCATGTCACAAAATATTAGTGGAGAGGATCAAAATGATGCTGGTAATAATGATCCAAGAAACCTTCCTGGTCCTGCAGCACTTCCTCCTAGGCCTGGCATGCCATCAGTTCGTCCACTTCCTCCTCCACCTGGACTAGCCTTGAATCTTCCTCGTGTGCCCCCAAACACAGTCCAGTATTCTGCTCCAACTAATGTCGGGCTCCCTGTACCCCCACCCAGGCCACCAGTTATGCCAATGATTCCTTCAGTTCGGCCACCTCCACCTCCAATGACAATGACTTCTGGACAGCAATCTCTTTTGGTGAATCGACCACCCCAAATGCCACCATCAATATCTATGAATGCTACTAATATTCCTGTACCGCCTCCACCTGGTTCCCAGTTTATGCATGTGCCAGTTCCCCGATCTTTTGTTCCTCTTGCTGTGCATCAACCTACCATGCCTATGATGCCCCCACCGCCTTTGCCTCAAGGAATGCCTCCACCGCCACCACCTGAGGAAGCTCCTCCACCGCTTCCGAATGAACCAGAGCCAAAGAGGCAGAAGCTCGATGATTCTTTGCTTATTCCAGAAGACCAGTTTCTTGCTCAGCATCCG gGGGCTGTTCGAATCACTGTCTCTGTTCCCAATGTTGATGAAGGAAATCTCAAAGGGCAGCTTCTGGAGATTACAGTGCAGTCTTTATCTGAAACTATTGGCAGTCTGAAGGAGAAAATTGCAGGGGATATCCAGCTTCCTGCCAATAAACAGAAATTGAGTGGAAAACCTGGCTTTCTCAAGGACAATATGTCGCTGGCATATTACAACATTGGAGCAGGAGAAACGCTTAACCTTTCTTTAAGAGAGCGTGGTGGTAGAAAAAGATGA